Below is a window of Streptomyces sp. WMMB303 DNA.
GCAGCGTGGCCACGAGTCCGCCGGGCAGCGGTGCGAACCAGCGCTGTCCGATCTTCCACGCGGCCCCCGCGAACTCCTCCTCGCGCGGACACAGCGGCACTCCCCGCGGTGTGGAGCCGTCCGTTTCGGCGGCCCCCGCATCCACCCGGCGGAGATTCCACCAGCCGCTCACGTCGGAGGCGATCAGCAGCGTGCCGTCGGAGGCGAACTCCGCCTGCGCCACCGACTCCTCGGGACCGCCCGCGACGGCACGCGGAGGTTCGAGGCTGCCGTCACCGCTGATCCGTGCGGTCATCACGCGGGTACCGTCCCACGGCATCGCGGGGTGGTTCCACGCCAGCCAGGCCAGGCGCTCGCCGTCCGGGGAGAGCCGCGGGCCGCCCAGGAACCGGTCGCCGTCCCCGGTCAGCTCCCGTACTCGGCCACGGTCGGCGGCGGCCGAACCGTCCAGCGGTACGGCCGCCAGTACCCTGCGCAGTTCGGTGGGGCCCTCACCGGTGAACTCCTCCAGTACGCACCACACCTCACCGCGCTCGACCAGCACCACCGGATCGCACCAGCGCAGCCCGTCCTCGGTGACGTCGGAGAGCGGGGTCAGCGGGCGGGGCGCGGCGTCGGCGGCGTCGGGCTCTACGGCGTAGAGCCGCTGGTCGGCGAAGTGGGTGAAGACGATCAGCGGCCCACCGCTGCTGCGGGCCGCACCGGCCCAGGGCAGACCGCCGTACTCGATCACCCGGTTCCGCACGTTCCAAGGTGCGGGCAGCACGCTGACCGGGGACTGCCGCCCGTCGGCAGGCAGCCGCAGCAGAGCGCGCCGGCCGCCTTCCTCGGGGCGCGGCTCGGTCCACCACAGCTCGCCGCCGACGGAACCGAGGAAATCGGGTCGCCCGTCGTGCGCGGCGACGAGTCCGGCGTCGATCGGAGAGGGCCAGGTGCCGTAGGGGGCCTGGACGGGCATGGGGTCAGCCTCCTGACGGGGTCGTGGTGTCACGGCCGGCCCTGCGGTCGTCGCCGGCCGGGTCGCCGCCGGTGGCGGAAGAGCGAGAGGGGGCGCTCGACCGCGCTGCGGTGCCGAGCAGGGTGCGGTCCAGGACACGGACGCCGAAGTGCAGCGCCTCCACGGGCACACGTTCGTCCACGCCGTGGAACAGCGCCTGGTAGTCGAAGCCTTCGGGGAGCTTGAGCGGGGTGAAGCCGTAGCCGGCGATACCGAGCCGGGAGAACTGCTTGGCGTCGGTGCCGCCGGACATGCAGTGCGGCACCGCGTGCGCGCCCGGGTCGAAGTGCTCGAGCGCCTCGGTCATGGCGGCGAACAGCGGCGTTTCCAGCGGTGCCTGGAGCGGGATCTCCCGGTGCTGGAACTGCCAGTCCACGTCGGGGCCGGTGAGCGCGTCGAGCGTGGCGTGGAACTCCTCCTCGGCGCCGGGCAGCATGCGGCCGTCCACCCGCGCGGTGGCCGTCCCCGGGATCACATTGACCTTGTAACCGGCCTCCAGCACCGTGGGGTTGGCGCTGTTGCGCACGACCGGCTCGACCAGCGCGGCGGCCGGGCCGAGTGCGGCGAGCAGCGCGTCCACCTCGGCGTCCGGCGCATCGGGGCGGAGCGGGCGCAGCCCGTGCAGTTCGGCGAGGCGGACGAGCGCCGCCCGCACCGTCGGGGTCAGCCGCACCGGCCATTCGTGCTCGCCGATGCGGTGGACGGCGGCGGCGAGCCGGCTGACGGCGTTGGCGCGGTTGACCTTGGAGCCGTGTCCCGCCCGGCCGTGCGCGGTCAGCTTGAGCCAGGCCGTGCCGCGTTCGCCGGCCGCCACGGGGTAGAGGCGCATTCCGGGACCGGCGTGGAAGGTGAAGGCGCCGGACTCGCTGATGCCTTCGGTGCAGCCCTCGAAGAGTTCGGGATGCTCCCGCACCAGGAAGTCGGAGCCGAACTCGGCGCTGTCCTCCTCGTCCGCGGTGAACGCCAGGACGATGTCGCGCGGCGGCCGCACCCCGGCCCGGGCCCAGGCGCGGGCCAGCGAGAGGGCCATGGCGTCGGCGTTCTTCATGTCGATGGCGCCACGGCCCCACACCACGCCGTCGCGGACCTCTCCGGAGAAGGGGTGCACTGTCCAGTCGGCGGGCTCGGCCGGGACCACGTCGAGGTGGCCGTGCAGCAGCAGTCCCCCGGCTGCCGGATCGGTGCCCTCGATCCTGGCCACCACGTTGGTCCGGCCGGACTTCTTCTCCAGCAGCCGGGGTTCGATTCCCGCATCGGCCAGCGCGGAGGCGACGTACTCGGCTGCCGGGCGCTCGTTGCCCTCTCCTGCGCCGTGGTTGGTGGTGTCGAGCCGGATCAGTTCGGAGGTGGCACGCACCACCTCGTCGAAGACCTGCGCGTCGAGGTG
It encodes the following:
- a CDS encoding M20/M25/M40 family metallo-hydrolase yields the protein MAERAAREEGGRAAPADGGHLDAQVFDEVVRATSELIRLDTTNHGAGEGNERPAAEYVASALADAGIEPRLLEKKSGRTNVVARIEGTDPAAGGLLLHGHLDVVPAEPADWTVHPFSGEVRDGVVWGRGAIDMKNADAMALSLARAWARAGVRPPRDIVLAFTADEEDSAEFGSDFLVREHPELFEGCTEGISESGAFTFHAGPGMRLYPVAAGERGTAWLKLTAHGRAGHGSKVNRANAVSRLAAAVHRIGEHEWPVRLTPTVRAALVRLAELHGLRPLRPDAPDAEVDALLAALGPAAALVEPVVRNSANPTVLEAGYKVNVIPGTATARVDGRMLPGAEEEFHATLDALTGPDVDWQFQHREIPLQAPLETPLFAAMTEALEHFDPGAHAVPHCMSGGTDAKQFSRLGIAGYGFTPLKLPEGFDYQALFHGVDERVPVEALHFGVRVLDRTLLGTAARSSAPSRSSATGGDPAGDDRRAGRDTTTPSGG